Proteins found in one Zea mays cultivar B73 unplaced genomic scaffold, Zm-B73-REFERENCE-NAM-5.0 scaffold_87, whole genome shotgun sequence genomic segment:
- the LOC118475933 gene encoding photosystem II protein D1 yields the protein MTAILERRESTSLWGRFCNWITSTENRLYIGWFGVLMIPTLLTATSVFIIAFIAAPPVDIDGIREPVSGSLLYGNNIISGAIIPTSAAIGLHFYPIWEAASVDEWLYNGGPYELIVLHFLLGVACYMGREWELSFRLGMRPWIAVAYSAPVAAATAVFLIYPIGQGSFSDGMPLGISGTFNFMIVFQAEHNILMHPFHMLGVAGVFGGSLFSAMHGSLVTSSLIRETTENESANEGYKFGQEEETYNIVAAHGYFGRLIFQYASFNNSRSLHFFLAAWPVVGIWFTALGISTMAFNLNGFNFNQSVVDSQGRVINTWADIINRANLGMEVMHERNAHNFPLDLAALEVPYLNG from the coding sequence ATGACTGCAATTTTAGAGAGACGCGAAAGTACAAGCCTGTGGGGTCGCTTCTGCAACTGGATAACTAGCACCGAAAACCGTCTTTACATTGGATGGTTCGGTGTTTTGATGATCCCTACCTTATTGACCGCAACTTCCGTATTTATTATCGCCTTCATCGCTGCTCCTCCAGTAGATATTGATGGTATTCGTGAGCCTGTTTCTGGTTCTTTACTTTATGGAAACAATATTATCTCTGGTGCTATTATTCCTACTTCTGCGGCGATCGGATTGCATTTTTACCCAATTTGGGAAGCTGCATCTGTTGATGAATGGTTATACAATGGCGGTCCTTATGAGCTAATTGTTCTACACTTCTTACTTGGTGTAGCTTGTTATATGGGTCGTGAGTGGGAACTTAGTTTCCGTCTGGGTATGCGCCCTTGGATTGCTGTTGCATATTCAGCTCCTGTTGCAGCTGCTACTGCTGTTTTCTTGATTTACCCTATTGGTCAAGGAAGTTTCTCTGATGGTATGCCTTTAGGAATATCTGGTACTTTCAACTTTATGATTGTATTCCAGGCAGAGCACAACATCCTTATGCATCCATTTCACATGTTAGGTGTAGCTGGTGTATTCGGCGGTTCCCTATTCAGTGCTATGCATGGTTCCTTGGTAACCTCTAGTTTGATCAGGGAAACCACTGAAAATGAGTCTGCTAATGAGGGTTACAAATTTGGTCAGGAAGAAGAGACTTATAATATTGTGGCTGCTCACGGTTATTTTGGTCGATTAATCTTCCAATATGCTAGTTTCAACAATTCTCGTTCTTTACACTTCTTCTTGGCTGCTTGGCCTGTAGTAGGGATCTGGTTCACTGCTTTAGGTATTAGTACTATGGCATTCAACCTAAATGGTTTCAATTTCAACCAATCTGTAGTTGATAGCCAAGGTCGCGTTATTAATACTTGGGCTGATATCATCAACCGTGCTAATCTTGGTATGGAGGTAATGCACGAACGTAATGCTCACAACTTCCCTCTAGACCTAGCTGCTCTTGAAGTTCCTTACCTTAATGGATAA